Below is a window of Camelina sativa cultivar DH55 chromosome 11, Cs, whole genome shotgun sequence DNA.
CTGTTCCCGTGTTGTTGGGTTTTTTGAGATTTCATATTTCTCGTGTGTTTCCCACGTGGCGCATGTGAGATCTCCACACGTGGCAGGAAAAGGATGGTTGATAGAAAATGAAATTAGTAGgatcaaaaatagaaacttggGCTtaagaatcaaaaagaaaaatctctccTCATTCAATAACTTTCACAACATGTTTACttatataatattgttttgagacCAATATTTTGAAATGCtgatgaaacaaaaaccaaaatgattcatataGTTTCATACAACTCCATGATCTCTCTTTATGCACCGGATTCATATGGATATCAAATGGAAACAAAGGATACCATTGCTGTTACCACGGTCCATGGAACCTTTGGCGCGTTTGTACTAAGGCCTGTGCAAATGTTGTTGCCAAACTCTCTTTTCAAATAGTATGTATAGTAGATACGATTAATATGGTTCATAGTAATAGATGAATCAAACCAGTTTTTACAGACTCGATAAGCCAAACTGGAATATAGTTCAAAGACACAAACAGAGATAACTGATCATTGCCCTTTCTCGCCAATATGTCTGCAACTCTATTTGCTTTCCCTCTTTACACATTCAATCCCATGTTTCCGATGAAACAGAGAAACCTGTCCTAACCTCTCTATGTGTTTCAAAATCATTCATACTATAAATAACCTCCCTTGATGTTCAATACACTGCTGGAGTTTCCCATCAGAAGACACAACTAGTCTTGTTACTTTTGCAGGTTTCGTTTTGCGTTTAATTTGGAGTCTTGGCATAGTCTTAATACAgttatgatcatcatcttctgcGTTTGTCGGTTTCTCTGGGCCCTCTTCCAAAAACTCATCTGCaacatctccatcttcatcaacCCTTAGCCGTTTCGTATACCATCTTAGTCCCTGATATAGTCAAGAGAGAGCTATAAATAATATAAGTGAGTGACATAAACAATATCGAAGAACAACACAAGCTAGCTCTTTAACTAAGAAAACTTCACTAATAACTACTAATAGAGTGGCCAAAAACAGCTTAGACAATCTGACATTAGAAATCAAGTTACAGCAAACCATAAGAGTAAGTAACAATAAAAACAGAAGCGATACCGAGTCGTTGTCTAATGTCATAGAATAGTCAAATGTGAACATGTTTAGCGGCTAGGATTATTATAGTTTTGCTTCTACTTCAATAGCAAGTGAAGGATTCTTATCTCAAAAGCTCAATTGGGTTTTTTGGGGTTCTGAGTAACAATGCTAAAGTAAGAAAGAGACAAATTTCgatcaattttgtaaatctaGAATCGAAGACACTCAGATAAAGCAATGCAACGACTAATTTAGCAAGAGTTACAACAGAACTGAGAATGTTCAAACCTGAATACCACCGTCTGCGGCGGCGCAAGGCTGAAGAAGAGGAGCAAGATTGGACCTTTCAACAGCAACTTGAACCGGAACTCCAAATCCTTTCCTTGGTAGTCCAGTTTCACGAAATCTCGGCTGATTAACGTCACCGGAATCATCAATTCCTctatcatcatcgtcatctttCAACACTTCCTGGCCAAATCCAAACACACCAGCCAACTTCTTAAAAAAACCCATattctaaaacttaaaactctcTCTTGTACAAATCAATCCGTCACTAATAGAGGAACAAACTTGCTCTCCCAGAAAGCTTTTAAATTTTGCTTTCTTTAGACCTtaacttctccttctcctccaaTGCTTTTTCCCCAATCGGACCTTCCGACAAAGGATCCAAACAAATCTtcaaacgaaaataaaaatacatgggAACTTCACTATTTGGGCTAAATTAGTAAGAATTAAGCCCATTAAGAAAAGTTCACCAGCTTAGACGctattccaaaaaataataaatgttgcTTCTGTTTAGATTTGAGGGATTCAGGTATGATGGATTAATTGTGTTAGCTTAATGAAATAAGAACACCCATTGGCTGATTTTGAACATGTTACAAATGCAACATTACAAGTGTTACAGGTGCTGTTGGTTGGCGAAGATATAGGGtctttgtttataaataataggAAAAAAAGATGTCTAGCTACATGAACTATCAGAgaatgcatggtcacacatgccaagtatactattgtataaTCAACTATACGAACTATATGTACTACATGACCACAAGCATGAACTATATGGCGTTATGCGGTCAACATCATAAACATATAATCCAGTACATCGGTTGACTGATTCCAACGTTGACTCCCGCGTTGACaaacactgaaaaaaaaaattaataaatattttttaaaattttttaaattttaaataataaattattatactaaatcaattatggtttttcatgattaaaagacattctattcaatatccaaatattttttatatatctctatattcattcttataattagttacttttatttttcaagctaaagtaaatagttaaataaaaatcatttataattattttcaaaataaaaaaaaatcatttaaaattattttcaatatagaaaaatcatttataattattttcatatatatatatatatatatctgataatcagattatttaaatactacaaaatcaataaaatcaaattcaactactttcattagaaaataatatgcaaaagattgagtattatgactctttactctaaattttgcatggtaaatgttatacaaaattttagatactctttactttaaaatttacatactcaaaataacatataaacaacaacaacaaaattcacaatatttacttttaatatataaaagataaagatacaaaaaaatatatttgataaggGTATGTTTGCAAAAGGGTATAGAATAAGGGTATGTTTGCAAAAGGGTATAgaataagagtatttttgcaaatgcctttatattatatcttgaaaataattatcagtgatttttatttaactattagtttagctttaaaattgaaaattaattaagtataagaatgttaatttaatttttagaatttttttctaaggtttggattctctattttacatttatgatatagttttgaggagttaggatttagtatttggagtttaaggctcagaatttagttattttatatatagtatttttgaaaatggacaacataaaagagtatttttgaaaaatgacataggaaaagaggtatttttgaaaatcctccaagaatgaatacattaaaaatatataaaaaatatttagatattgaaNtcatttaaaattattttcaatatagaaaaatcatttataattattttcatatatatatatatatatatctgataatcagattatttaaatactacaaaatcaataaaatcaaattcaactactttcattagaaaataatatgcaaaagattgagtattatgactctttactctaaattttgcatggtaaatgttatacaaaattttagatactctttactttaaaatttacatactcaaaataacatataaacaacaacaacaaaattcacaatatttacttttaatatataaaagataaagatacaaaaaaatatatttgataaggGTATGTTTGCAAAAGGGTATAGAATAAGGGTATGTTTGCAAAAGGGTATAgaataagagtatttttgcaaatgcctttatattatatcttgaaaataattatcagtgatttttatttaactattagtttagctttaaaattgaaaattaattaagtataagaatgttaatttaatttttagaatttttttctaaggtttggattctctattttacatttatgatatagttttgaggagttaggatttagtatttggagtttaaggctcagaatttagttattttatatatagtatttttgaaaatggacaacataaaagagtatttttgaaaaatgacataggaaaagaggtatttttgaaaatcctccaagaatgaatacattaaaaatatataaaaaatatttagatattgaatataatattttttaattaataaaaaccataaatgattaaatatagtaattttttaggttttatttttaattttagaattattttttgatcaacgccggagtcaacacCGGTCTTCACCGGAATTAATCAATCAGTGTACTAGATTGTATGTTTATGATGTTGAGCACATGACGTCATATAGTTCTTCCATTGGctatgtaatacatatacttcgtgtagttgagtatacaatagtatacttaATATGTGTGACTATGTATTCAcatagctagccatcttttttccaattttaaatGTCATACTGAAAAGAATTTAGCACCTGATTTCATAAAAACCAGCTTTGACTAAGTAACGAACCCATTCAACTGTGTTCTATAACCCAATCTTCTCCCATACTCAATTCAAAGATGTGATCTGTATTTGGTTTTGGGGGATAATCAATGATTCAGTAGTGAGCAGAAAgcacaaaacttttttttgttgtctagCTATCGACTAAAGTGATCGACTTTAGTAGACaaacaagcaataaaaaaaagcaCATGTTATCAAAAGTTTACGCCATGCGCGTACCTTAAGAAACCGGACACGTAAACCCGATGATGTGAACATATTGGTACCTGAAACTAGAAAGAGGTTGAGACAGAGACCACGGAATTAatgcttttaaaattattttNATTTGATAAGGGTATGTTTGCAAAAGGGTATAGAATAAGGGTATGTTTGCAAAAGGGTATAgaataagagtatttttgcaaatgcctttatattatatcttgaaaataattatcagtgatttttatttaactattagtttagctttaaaattgaaaattaattaagtataagaatgttaatttaatttttagaatttttttctaaggtttggattctctattttacatttatgatatagttttgaggagttaggatttagtatttggagtttaaggctcagaatttagttattttatatatagtatttttgaaaatggacaacataaaagagtatttttgaaaaatgacataggaaaagaggtatttttgaaaatcctccaagaatgaatacattaaaaatatataaaaaatatttagatattgaatataatattttttaattaataaaaaccataaatgattaaatatagtaattttttaggttttatttttaattttagaattattttttgatcaacgccggagtcaacacCGGTCTTCACCGGAATTAATCAATCAGTGTACTAGATTGTATGTTTATGATGTTGAGCACATGACGTCATATAGTTCTTCCATTGGctatgtaatacatatacttcgtgtagttgagtatacaatagtatacttaATATGTGTGACTATGTATTCAcatagctagccatcttttttccaattttaaatGTCATACTGAAAAGAATTTAGCACCTGATTTCATAAAAACCAGCTTTGACTAAGTAACGAACCCATTCAACTGTGTTCTATAACCCAATCTTCTCCCATACTCAATTCAAAGATGTGATCTGTATTTGGTTTTGGGGGATAATCAATGATTCAGTAGTGAGCAGAAAgcacaaaacttttttttgttgtctagCTATCGACTAAAGTGATCGACTTTAGTAGACaaacaagcaataaaaaaaagcaCATGTTATCAAAAGTTTACGCCATGCGCGTACCTTAAGAAACCGGACACGTAAACCCGATGATGTGAACATATTGGTACCTGAAACTAGAAAGAGGTTGAGACAGAGACCACGGAATTAatgcttttaaaattattttaactaaCGGATGGTTCAAGTGACATGAAACTCCATTTGGATAACTGGTCTTGTCCAAGATCAATTCGAGTTTTGCAGTTTCGAGtggatttggtttgtttttggaaacttggtaaagaacagaacaaagaagaaggcACCATTGGTTTGGTGAATTTTGTTAACCCACAGATAagttaataaaaggaaaaaagatggtaAGCTACACGAAGAAGTATTGATGAATACATagtcacacatgccaagtatattattttatattcaagtacacgaagtatatgtattatatgatcacatgcataaactatatgatgttatgcggtcaacatcatagacatataTGCCAGTACACCGGTCAActgactccggcgaagaccgacgttgactccggcgttgaccaacactaacaaaaaaaaatctaaattaaaataaaaaaataataaattattatactaaaTCATTTATAGGTTTTCATGACTAAAAGaaatattctattcaatatcaaaatattttttatatatctctaatatattcattcttataattagtttctttttatttttcaagctaaaataaatagtttaataaaaatcatttataattattttcaagatataaaattcatttataattatctacaagatataaaatcatttataattattttcaagatataaaaacaaattataattattttcaagatatatatatatatatatctcataatcagattatttaaatactacaaaatcaataaaatcaaattcaactactttcattagaaaatcatatgcaaaatattgagtatatgactctttactctaaattttacatggtaaatgttatacaaaattttctactctttactttaaaatttacatactcaaaataacatataaacaacaacaaaaaattcacaatatttacttttaacatataaacattttcatttttaccctcttttacacaattacaatatgttaaattaatttttagaatttttttttaaggtttgagttctctattttacatttaggatatatttaggaaataaataaaaaatatttagatattgaattaaatttgtttttcatatctAATATCTATTCAATATTGTAATATCTAATATCTTTTaactattcaatatctaaatgattttatatcttgaagataattataaatgatttttattaaactatttactttagcgtgaaaaataaaaagtaactaattataagaatgaatatattagagatatataaaaaatatttctatattgaatagaatatgtcttttaatcataaaaaaccataaataatttagtataataatttattattttttattattttaatttagaatatttttttttagtgttgctcaacgccggagtcaacgtcgtCCTCGCTGGAGTCAGTTGACCGGTGTACTGGATTATATGTATATGATGTTGATTGCATAACATCATGTAGTTTatgcatgtggtcatgcaatacatatacttcgtctagttgag
It encodes the following:
- the LOC104723284 gene encoding uncharacterized protein LOC104723284; this encodes MGFFKKLAGVFGFGQEVLKDDDDDRGIDDSGDVNQPRFRETGLPRKGFGVPVQVAVERSNLAPLLQPCAAADGGIQGLRWYTKRLRVDEDGDVADEFLEEGPEKPTNAEDDDHNCIKTMPRLQIKRKTKPAKVTRLVVSSDGKLQQCIEHQGRLFIV